The following proteins are encoded in a genomic region of Burkholderia cepacia:
- a CDS encoding substrate-binding domain-containing protein — MKSSKRKICQVLALVVSGLGATAAMASPNVQGGGSSLVAPTIGAIGNAATEIGLFGTSEGSFTYFSVGSGAGQNAFLNNQPTYFGSTVTGTVHFANSDAALSTAQLTSYKAGLGATNGPLIQIPYIVTPITVPVVNGPAVTSTTTPQTTPGQAHSIALNDDDLCGIFSGRITDWAGTIVNGVRTNALINPETGSPYTTTSTPIKVVYRADGSGTTELLTRHLAAVCTTTNTNAGVTFADSLTFTASFPGGTVPANFVAASGSGGVRNAVASFSSAGTAAIAYLSPDYTNTFLAPSSTVVTSAGALQLPVASLVNAKNSAYYAPTYANATTALGTVKPPALKAGASDPSQWVPAAGNPVSGYPVSGTSQIILSQCYKDATVKTAVHDFLNNHYTNASFASIVHGNGFDTVPSNYQTAISNDFLSNTSTWNLDIGNASVCTGTVVGR, encoded by the coding sequence ATGAAATCCAGCAAGCGCAAGATCTGTCAAGTCCTCGCTCTCGTTGTTTCCGGTCTGGGCGCCACGGCCGCGATGGCCTCGCCGAACGTGCAAGGCGGCGGTTCGTCGCTCGTCGCCCCGACCATCGGCGCGATCGGCAATGCCGCGACCGAAATCGGCCTGTTCGGCACGTCCGAAGGCTCGTTCACGTATTTCTCGGTGGGTTCGGGCGCCGGTCAGAACGCGTTCCTGAACAACCAGCCGACGTATTTCGGCTCGACGGTCACGGGCACGGTCCACTTCGCGAACAGCGATGCGGCCCTGTCGACCGCCCAGCTCACGTCGTACAAGGCCGGCCTCGGCGCGACCAACGGCCCGCTGATCCAGATCCCGTACATCGTCACGCCGATCACGGTGCCGGTCGTCAACGGCCCGGCCGTCACGAGCACGACGACGCCGCAAACGACGCCGGGTCAAGCGCACAGCATCGCGCTGAACGACGACGATCTGTGCGGCATCTTCTCGGGTCGTATCACCGATTGGGCCGGCACCATCGTCAACGGCGTCCGGACCAACGCGCTGATCAATCCGGAAACCGGCTCGCCGTACACGACGACCAGCACGCCGATCAAGGTGGTTTATCGCGCGGACGGCAGCGGCACGACCGAACTGCTGACGCGCCATCTGGCCGCCGTGTGTACGACGACCAACACGAACGCGGGCGTCACGTTCGCCGATTCGCTGACGTTCACGGCATCGTTCCCTGGCGGCACGGTGCCGGCGAACTTCGTCGCGGCATCGGGCAGCGGTGGCGTGCGTAACGCCGTGGCGAGCTTCTCGTCGGCCGGTACGGCAGCCATCGCATACCTGAGCCCGGACTACACGAACACGTTCCTCGCCCCGTCGAGCACGGTCGTGACGTCGGCCGGCGCGCTGCAACTGCCGGTGGCGAGCCTCGTGAACGCGAAGAACAGCGCGTATTACGCACCGACGTATGCGAATGCGACGACCGCACTCGGTACGGTCAAGCCGCCGGCACTCAAGGCCGGCGCGTCGGATCCTTCGCAATGGGTGCCGGCCGCCGGCAACCCGGTGTCGGGCTACCCGGTTTCCGGCACCAGCCAGATCATCCTGAGCCAGTGCTACAAGGATGCGACCGTCAAGACGGCTGTTCATGACTTCTTGAACAACCACTACACGAACGCCAGCTTCGCGTCGATCGTTCATGGCAACGGCTTCGACACGGTTCCGTCGAACTACCAGACGGCCATCTCGAACGACTTCCTGAGCAACACGAGCACGTGGAACCTCGACATCGGCAAC
- the gspF gene encoding type II secretion system inner membrane protein GspF — MSAFRYEAIDPTGRTLKGVLEADSARAGRSHLRTQGLTPLVVELAAQRLHGERHQRLSLGRKLSQREQAIITRQLASLLVAGLPLDESLSVLSEQAEREYVRELMASIRAEVVGGHSFANALTQHPRDFPEIYRALVAAGEHTGKLGIVLSRLADYIEQSNALKQKILLAFTYPGIVTLIAFGIVTFLLSYVVPQVANVFTSTKQQLPTLTVVMLALSDFVRHWWWASLVATVAIVYAIRKVLSRDAPRLRFDTWLLTAPLAGKLVRGYNTVRFASTLGILTAAGVPILRALQAAGETLSNRAMRANVDDAIVRVREGSALSRALAHTKTFPPVLVHLIRSGEATGDVTTMLDRASEGESRELERRTMFLTSLLEPLLILAMGGVVLVIVLAVMMPIIELNNMVQ; from the coding sequence ATGTCGGCATTCCGCTATGAAGCGATCGATCCCACCGGCCGCACGCTGAAAGGCGTGCTCGAAGCCGACAGCGCGCGTGCAGGCCGCAGCCATCTACGCACGCAGGGCCTCACGCCGCTCGTCGTCGAATTGGCCGCGCAACGTCTGCATGGCGAGCGCCATCAACGGCTATCGCTCGGCCGAAAACTGTCACAGCGCGAGCAGGCGATCATCACGCGCCAGCTTGCGAGCCTGCTGGTTGCGGGGCTGCCGCTCGACGAATCGCTGTCGGTGCTGAGCGAGCAGGCCGAGCGTGAATATGTGCGCGAGCTGATGGCGTCGATCCGCGCGGAAGTCGTCGGCGGCCATTCGTTCGCGAATGCGCTGACCCAGCATCCGCGCGATTTCCCGGAAATCTATCGTGCGCTGGTCGCGGCCGGTGAGCACACGGGCAAGCTCGGCATCGTGCTGTCGCGCCTGGCCGACTACATCGAACAAAGCAACGCGCTGAAACAGAAGATCCTGCTTGCGTTCACGTATCCGGGCATCGTCACGCTGATCGCATTCGGCATCGTCACGTTCCTGTTGAGCTACGTGGTGCCGCAGGTCGCGAACGTGTTCACCAGCACCAAGCAGCAACTGCCGACGCTGACGGTCGTGATGCTCGCGCTGTCGGATTTCGTGCGGCACTGGTGGTGGGCGTCGCTCGTGGCAACGGTCGCGATCGTCTATGCGATCCGCAAGGTGCTGTCGCGCGATGCGCCGCGGCTCAGGTTCGACACGTGGCTGCTGACCGCACCGCTGGCAGGCAAGCTCGTGCGCGGCTACAACACGGTGCGCTTCGCGAGCACGCTCGGCATCCTCACCGCCGCAGGCGTGCCGATCCTGCGCGCGCTGCAGGCGGCCGGCGAGACGTTGTCGAACCGTGCGATGCGCGCGAACGTCGACGACGCGATCGTCCGTGTGCGCGAGGGCTCGGCGCTGTCGCGCGCGCTGGCCCATACGAAGACGTTCCCGCCGGTACTCGTGCACCTGATCCGTTCGGGCGAGGCGACGGGCGACGTGACGACGATGCTCGATCGCGCATCCGAAGGTGAATCACGCGAACTGGAGCGCCGGACGATGTTCCTGACGAGCCTGCTCGAACCGCTGTTGATCCTCGCGATGGGCGGCGTGGTGCTCGTGATCGTGCTCGCGGTGATGATGCCGATCATCGAGCTGAACAACATGGTGCAGTGA
- a CDS encoding general secretion pathway protein GspC, translating into MKPFDLLRIAPSRTDLVPLAATLAAAAALAAVSLWAVRVLSAADAPVASLAPPPSPIDVAAGARLFGAKPDDGRDAIQLLGVLAFDARRAAAIVSVGGEASRVVSLGAALGEAAKLAEVRARSIVVDRNGLQREIALPATEKANAFVR; encoded by the coding sequence ATGAAACCGTTCGACCTGCTTCGCATCGCGCCGTCCCGCACCGATCTCGTGCCGCTTGCGGCGACGCTCGCCGCCGCCGCGGCACTCGCTGCCGTGTCGCTGTGGGCCGTGCGCGTATTGAGCGCCGCCGATGCGCCGGTCGCGTCGCTTGCACCGCCGCCCTCGCCAATCGACGTTGCGGCCGGCGCGCGGCTGTTCGGCGCGAAACCCGACGACGGCCGCGATGCCATCCAGTTGCTCGGCGTGCTCGCCTTCGATGCGCGCCGCGCCGCCGCGATCGTCAGCGTCGGTGGCGAAGCATCGCGCGTCGTGTCGCTCGGCGCGGCGCTCGGTGAAGCCGCGAAGCTTGCCGAGGTTCGCGCGCGCTCGATCGTCGTCGACCGCAACGGCCTGCAACGCGAGATCGCGCTGCCCGCCACGGAGAAAGCCAACGCGTTCGTGCGCTGA
- the gspG gene encoding type II secretion system major pseudopilin GspG — MVVVAILGILAALIVPKIMSRPDEARRIAAKQDIGTMMQSLNLYRLDNGRYPSQEQGLTALVQKPATDPVPNNWKDGGYLERLPKDPWGNAYQYLNPGAHGAIDVFSYGADGKPGGEGNDADIGSWQ, encoded by the coding sequence ATGGTGGTGGTCGCGATTCTCGGGATTCTCGCGGCGCTGATCGTGCCGAAGATCATGAGCCGCCCGGACGAGGCGCGCCGTATCGCCGCGAAGCAGGACATCGGCACGATGATGCAGTCGCTGAACCTGTATCGCCTCGACAACGGTCGTTATCCGTCGCAGGAGCAGGGGCTGACCGCGCTGGTCCAGAAGCCGGCCACCGATCCGGTGCCGAACAACTGGAAGGACGGCGGCTATCTGGAGCGGTTGCCGAAGGATCCGTGGGGCAATGCGTATCAGTACCTGAACCCCGGTGCGCACGGCGCGATCGACGTGTTCAGCTACGGTGCGGACGGCAAACCGGGCGGCGAGGGGAACGATGCGGATATTGGCTCATGGCAGTAA
- a CDS encoding GspH/FimT family pseudopilin, translating into MKRMNMRLRSRRYRQSGFTLLEMLVVLVIVGLLVAVVTLAPSRNRRTDLAEEAQRLANLLESAGDEAQVRSMPIAWQPVGGGYRFVQRTESGGWAPMTDDLYRARRWGTVVTGVSVRYTGGGEVPSRVVLGSESIDVPVTITLWSGDVRMAVVGTGIGNFVVRRP; encoded by the coding sequence ATGAAGCGCATGAACATGCGGCTGCGATCACGTCGATATCGTCAATCGGGCTTCACGCTGCTGGAGATGCTCGTCGTACTCGTGATCGTCGGGCTGCTGGTCGCGGTCGTGACGCTCGCGCCGTCGCGCAATCGCCGCACCGATCTGGCGGAGGAGGCGCAACGGCTGGCGAACCTGCTCGAATCGGCCGGCGACGAAGCGCAGGTGCGGTCGATGCCGATCGCGTGGCAGCCGGTCGGCGGCGGCTATCGCTTTGTGCAACGTACCGAAAGCGGCGGCTGGGCGCCGATGACAGACGACCTGTACCGCGCACGCCGCTGGGGCACCGTGGTGACGGGCGTGTCGGTGCGCTATACGGGCGGCGGCGAAGTGCCGTCACGTGTGGTGCTCGGCAGTGAAAGCATCGACGTGCCCGTGACGATCACGCTGTGGTCGGGCGACGTGCGAATGGCCGTCGTCGGCACGGGTATCGGCAACTTCGTCGTACGCCGGCCGTGA
- a CDS encoding secretin and TonB N-terminal domain-containing protein translates to MTRSRAPTGVLALVAWLAFVVLCMHGVHAQETGSIGRQPGSAVHFDLPAQPLAKTLQDFARLTELIVLAPAPLLDGRTSAPVQGDFAPRDALERMLAGTGLRAEFSRPDEAIIVAQPAVETPPATADTPADAALPIDGIGDSGDRRAFAGLLQAHLIDALCAQPAAVPGSYRLVAQVRIDNRGAVVAVNMVASSGSAARDAAVMRALRALKLDDGPPADLPQPVTILLRPSGNGVHFRCPAPPPAVRG, encoded by the coding sequence ATGACTCGTTCACGGGCGCCGACCGGTGTCCTGGCGCTCGTTGCGTGGCTCGCGTTCGTCGTGCTGTGCATGCACGGCGTGCACGCGCAGGAGACCGGTTCCATCGGCCGCCAGCCGGGCAGCGCGGTGCATTTCGATCTGCCCGCGCAGCCGCTCGCGAAGACCTTGCAGGACTTCGCGCGGCTCACCGAGCTGATCGTGCTGGCGCCCGCGCCGCTGCTCGACGGGCGCACGAGTGCGCCGGTGCAGGGCGACTTCGCACCGCGCGACGCGCTCGAGCGGATGCTGGCCGGAACGGGGTTGCGTGCGGAATTCTCGCGTCCGGACGAAGCGATCATCGTCGCGCAGCCGGCCGTCGAGACGCCGCCCGCGACGGCCGACACGCCGGCGGATGCGGCGTTGCCGATCGACGGGATCGGCGATTCAGGCGATCGGCGCGCGTTCGCGGGCCTGCTGCAGGCGCATCTGATCGATGCGCTGTGCGCGCAGCCGGCGGCCGTGCCGGGCAGCTATCGACTCGTCGCGCAGGTGCGCATCGACAACAGGGGGGCGGTGGTGGCGGTCAACATGGTGGCATCGAGCGGTTCGGCCGCCCGCGACGCGGCGGTGATGCGCGCGCTGCGCGCGCTGAAGCTGGACGATGGGCCGCCGGCGGACCTGCCGCAGCCGGTCACGATCCTGTTACGGCCGTCCGGCAACGGCGTGCATTTCCGTTGCCCGGCGCCGCCGCCGGCCGTGCGGGGCTAG
- a CDS encoding RNA polymerase sigma factor, which yields MSDSNRSGLRNLLATRYAYLVRRLERVTGSKDGAADALHETWLRLENANVSTQVTNADAYILGMANNVAIDQHRRERRHLHDDDVETLLEMPDEVADPERIVAARRKVETLKDVLRGLPPRRRAILLAARVDGLLNREIAEHFGISLRLVESELSAAMKYCLQRMQEDGDPYTGTRGGPRKF from the coding sequence ATGTCCGACAGCAACCGCTCCGGGCTCCGCAATCTGCTGGCGACGCGCTACGCGTACCTGGTCAGGCGGCTCGAACGCGTGACGGGGTCGAAGGACGGCGCCGCCGATGCGCTGCACGAAACCTGGCTGCGCCTCGAGAACGCGAACGTTTCCACGCAGGTGACGAACGCGGACGCCTATATACTCGGGATGGCGAACAATGTCGCGATCGACCAGCATCGCCGCGAACGGCGGCATCTGCACGACGACGATGTCGAGACGCTGCTCGAGATGCCCGACGAAGTGGCCGATCCCGAGCGCATCGTCGCGGCGCGCCGCAAGGTCGAGACCCTGAAGGACGTGCTGCGCGGCCTGCCGCCGCGGCGCCGCGCGATCCTGCTGGCCGCCCGCGTGGACGGCCTGCTGAACCGCGAGATCGCCGAGCATTTCGGTATTTCGCTGCGGCTCGTCGAAAGCGAGCTGAGCGCGGCGATGAAGTACTGCCTGCAGCGCATGCAGGAAGATGGCGATCCGTACACGGGCACGCGAGGCGGCCCGCGCAAATTTTGA
- a CDS encoding FecR family protein: MTKAQAQPAHDELDEASAWLLRLRSGDASQAEADAFERWCADRPQAADLLRDTWSSLRTAATELAHEERAAAAWANVAKRERTMRTGRRAFIGFAVAAGASWLAVRPPMQLWPSLGDIAADYHTGTGEQRSVALSSRVTVELNTQTRLDVLPASDAAHGVEVVAGEAEIDAVAPPAGRATPIQPVTVVAGGGRMQATVARFNVRRTGTQVCVTCLSGTVALQHPRGARTLNADDQVVYDDRGVQPVSRIDPGAVSAWRRGMLVFNGVPLSDVVDEINRYRRGKVILRSASLGTNRMQAQFPITRLDDVIDMVGRLYGAHITRLPGNIVLLS; this comes from the coding sequence ATGACGAAAGCCCAGGCCCAACCTGCCCACGACGAACTCGACGAAGCGAGCGCGTGGCTGCTGCGTCTGCGCTCGGGAGACGCGAGCCAGGCCGAAGCCGATGCATTCGAGCGCTGGTGTGCCGATCGTCCGCAAGCCGCCGATCTGCTGCGCGACACCTGGAGCTCGCTGCGCACGGCGGCGACCGAGCTTGCGCACGAGGAGCGCGCGGCTGCTGCCTGGGCAAACGTTGCAAAGCGCGAGCGCACGATGCGCACCGGACGGCGCGCGTTCATCGGTTTCGCGGTCGCGGCCGGCGCGTCGTGGCTCGCGGTACGCCCGCCGATGCAGCTGTGGCCGTCGCTCGGTGATATCGCCGCCGATTACCATACGGGCACCGGCGAGCAGCGCAGTGTCGCGCTGTCGTCGCGCGTGACGGTGGAGTTGAATACGCAGACGCGTCTCGACGTGCTGCCCGCAAGCGATGCCGCACACGGCGTCGAAGTCGTCGCGGGGGAGGCCGAGATCGACGCGGTCGCACCTCCGGCCGGCCGCGCGACGCCGATCCAGCCCGTCACGGTGGTGGCGGGCGGCGGCCGTATGCAGGCGACCGTCGCGCGTTTCAACGTGCGGCGCACGGGCACGCAGGTCTGCGTGACCTGCCTGTCCGGCACGGTTGCGCTCCAGCATCCGCGCGGCGCGCGCACGCTGAACGCCGACGATCAGGTCGTCTACGACGACCGTGGCGTGCAGCCCGTGTCGCGGATCGATCCGGGCGCCGTCAGCGCGTGGCGGCGCGGCATGCTGGTGTTCAACGGCGTGCCGCTGTCGGACGTCGTCGACGAAATCAACCGCTACCGGCGCGGCAAGGTCATCCTGCGCAGCGCGTCGCTTGGCACGAACCGGATGCAGGCGCAGTTCCCGATCACGCGGCTCGACGACGTGATCGACATGGTCGGCCGCCTGTACGGCGCGCACATCACGCGCCTGCCCGGCAACATCGTGCTGCTGAGCTGA
- a CDS encoding FecR/PupR family sigma factor regulator, translated as MNESQRESDPGDANTRADEIREGAVRWLLWLRAGDTTERELDAFGRWRAQSDEHARTVRELIWMWAVLETVGRQEPGEPGGSTRTH; from the coding sequence ATGAACGAATCGCAACGGGAGTCGGATCCCGGCGACGCGAATACGCGCGCCGATGAGATCCGCGAGGGCGCGGTGCGCTGGCTGCTGTGGCTGCGCGCCGGCGACACGACTGAACGGGAGCTCGACGCTTTCGGGCGCTGGCGCGCGCAGAGCGACGAGCATGCGCGCACGGTCCGCGAGCTGATCTGGATGTGGGCCGTGCTGGAGACGGTCGGCCGTCAGGAGCCCGGCGAGCCGGGCGGGTCGACGCGCACGCATTGA
- a CDS encoding type II toxin-antitoxin system Phd/YefM family antitoxin has translation MMRTIVERFVEQSPMTIMARLVLQCALHDDWIGAEADAGDEPDGESIREALFAVAVDAIAAIAAWQRMPDAAAAAAPGLGAAVTALHDCMSRWRSGWGRALARDSVELLSPVASVRSVDGARAVDGMRLRVLDGFGEACAPRANGCDCGRACDDPARDAAAGGARVLPVYDPDLGMIVDLLPCERGRLHERAFVGALLETVRPGELWIIDGRFDTDGILSGWPRRGGAFVLREYGRSPARRPLGDWEEAGVYGDGRIREQSVGMAGEGGASGAFRRIEWHRAEASGDVVTLLTDLPAERFDAPQVVALSYRRWRDALPLSLEPVTSGAPFGAVPTRAALLASGIMAFAYNAFSVMTRVVGGALDLDARDVERLPSLIADGVTATYMGMMIALPPDWWARYDQLPATTLGQIVHMLAVHVDPRSERRRRRDNRLSAKSQALLRAATLERLMHDDGDDPAANVFSLRTIAMATRDFSSNPSKALRHAGEALVMVTKYNRPIALLVSIDDWNRLLGEVRETSFTRLSFDAAAQGLRPVTLSESSLN, from the coding sequence ATGATGCGCACGATCGTGGAACGCTTTGTCGAGCAGAGCCCGATGACGATCATGGCGCGGCTCGTGCTGCAATGCGCGCTGCACGACGACTGGATCGGCGCCGAGGCGGATGCCGGCGACGAACCCGATGGCGAGTCGATCCGCGAGGCGTTGTTTGCCGTCGCCGTCGACGCGATCGCGGCGATTGCCGCGTGGCAACGGATGCCGGATGCCGCGGCGGCCGCCGCGCCGGGGTTGGGCGCGGCCGTCACGGCGCTGCACGATTGCATGAGCCGATGGCGCTCCGGCTGGGGGCGTGCGCTGGCCAGGGACAGCGTCGAGCTGCTGTCGCCGGTTGCGTCGGTGCGCAGCGTCGACGGGGCGCGTGCGGTCGACGGGATGCGGCTGCGCGTGCTGGACGGGTTCGGCGAGGCTTGCGCACCGCGGGCCAACGGTTGCGACTGCGGGCGCGCGTGCGACGATCCCGCGCGCGATGCGGCGGCGGGCGGTGCGCGCGTCCTGCCGGTCTACGATCCGGATCTCGGCATGATCGTCGACCTGCTGCCTTGCGAGCGCGGGCGGTTGCACGAGCGTGCATTCGTCGGCGCGCTGCTCGAAACGGTTCGGCCCGGTGAGCTGTGGATCATCGACGGTCGTTTCGACACGGACGGGATCCTGTCCGGCTGGCCGCGTCGCGGCGGCGCGTTCGTGCTGCGCGAATACGGCCGCTCGCCCGCGCGCCGGCCGCTTGGCGACTGGGAGGAAGCCGGCGTGTACGGCGACGGTCGCATTCGCGAACAATCCGTCGGGATGGCCGGCGAAGGCGGTGCGTCGGGCGCGTTCCGGCGGATCGAATGGCACCGCGCGGAGGCGTCCGGCGACGTCGTCACGCTGCTGACCGATCTGCCGGCCGAGCGGTTTGACGCGCCGCAAGTCGTGGCGCTGTCGTACCGGCGCTGGCGCGACGCGTTGCCGCTATCGCTCGAGCCCGTCACGAGCGGCGCACCGTTCGGCGCCGTGCCCACGCGTGCGGCGCTGCTGGCGAGCGGGATCATGGCGTTCGCATACAACGCGTTCAGCGTGATGACGCGCGTCGTCGGCGGCGCGCTCGATCTCGACGCGCGCGACGTCGAACGCCTGCCGTCGTTGATCGCCGACGGCGTGACGGCGACCTACATGGGCATGATGATCGCGCTGCCGCCGGACTGGTGGGCGCGTTACGACCAGTTGCCGGCGACGACGCTGGGGCAGATCGTGCACATGCTCGCCGTGCACGTCGACCCGCGCAGCGAGCGGCGCCGGCGCCGGGACAACCGGCTGTCCGCGAAGTCGCAGGCGTTGCTGCGCGCGGCGACGCTCGAGCGCCTGATGCACGACGACGGCGACGATCCGGCCGCGAACGTATTCAGCCTGCGCACGATCGCGATGGCGACGCGCGACTTCAGCAGCAATCCGTCGAAGGCGCTGCGGCACGCGGGCGAGGCGCTCGTGATGGTCACCAAGTACAACCGGCCGATCGCACTGCTGGTGTCGATCGACGACTGGAACCGCCTGCTCGGCGAAGTGCGCGAGACGAGCTTCACGCGGCTGTCGTTCGATGCGGCGGCGCAGGGCCTGCGCCCGGTGACGTTGAGCGAATCGTCGCTGAATTAG
- the gspK gene encoding type II secretion system minor pseudopilin GspK — protein MHRYRTGRTARARRERGIAIVTVLLVVALAATLAASVLWRQQVATRDVENQRLATQTMWIERAAVEWARATLRAQSATSNVTFAGQPWSAPVADVQLADLLPSDALSVNAELSRAWISGSVEDAQARFNLMNLVSRVAPGKPWQSSGEGVLAYRRLLVQLSLDPALAQPTADYMLRSLRDANGPGGWPLQLVSVDDLARIPGYDAHAIETLAPFVTILPDLTVVNANTAAEPVLVAAIPTLSASQAKRLVDRRATAYFVSTGDIAEYLLPAQGGSPTLPDGSAVGVNSGYFIVHCRVHSARINTRIDTLIARYGSGNFAWTSVIWVRRLTS, from the coding sequence ATGCATCGATACAGGACAGGAAGGACGGCGCGCGCACGACGCGAGCGCGGCATCGCGATCGTCACGGTGCTGCTCGTCGTCGCGCTGGCGGCCACGCTCGCGGCCAGCGTGCTGTGGCGCCAGCAGGTCGCGACGCGCGACGTCGAGAACCAGCGGCTCGCGACGCAGACGATGTGGATCGAGCGCGCCGCGGTCGAGTGGGCACGCGCGACGCTGCGCGCGCAAAGCGCGACGTCGAACGTCACATTCGCCGGCCAGCCGTGGTCGGCTCCGGTCGCCGACGTGCAACTCGCGGATCTGCTGCCGTCCGACGCGCTGTCAGTCAACGCCGAGCTGTCGCGCGCGTGGATCTCGGGCAGCGTCGAGGACGCGCAGGCGCGCTTCAACCTGATGAACCTCGTGTCGCGCGTCGCGCCCGGCAAACCGTGGCAGTCCAGCGGCGAAGGCGTGCTGGCGTACCGGCGCCTGCTCGTCCAGCTGTCGCTCGATCCCGCGCTCGCGCAACCGACGGCCGACTACATGCTGCGCTCGCTGCGCGACGCGAATGGCCCGGGCGGCTGGCCGCTGCAGCTCGTGTCGGTCGACGATCTCGCGCGCATTCCCGGCTACGACGCGCATGCGATCGAAACGCTCGCGCCGTTCGTGACGATCCTGCCCGACCTGACCGTCGTCAACGCGAACACCGCGGCCGAGCCCGTGCTCGTCGCGGCGATTCCGACGCTGTCGGCGAGCCAGGCCAAGCGGCTCGTCGACCGGCGCGCGACCGCCTACTTCGTCAGCACCGGCGACATCGCCGAATACCTGTTGCCCGCGCAGGGCGGCAGCCCGACGCTGCCGGACGGCTCGGCCGTCGGCGTGAACAGCGGTTATTTCATCGTGCACTGCCGCGTGCATTCGGCGCGGATCAACACGCGCATCGACACGCTGATCGCCCGCTACGGCAGCGGCAATTTCGCGTGGACGTCGGTCATCTGGGTGCGGCGGCTGACGAGTTGA
- a CDS encoding TIGR03032 family protein, translated as MTVEQFEETRPAGDSGVPTDDASARQAEALSPVINLRDTGRFLQVLEALKCSLAVSRRPSGVAVIGVDDGVPTLSACLLPRSMGMAVSGNRLAVATMHELMVFANVSTLAPHYPARPDHYDAMFVPRMSYYTGDLDLHDMAFDKHVLLAVNTRYSCISVIDGYFNFTPIWQPPFVTETAPDDRCHLNGMAFADGKVRFATALGMSNEPFGWRSGMASNGIVMEVPSGRIVVSGLSMPHSPRVIGGRLHVLEGGRGHVLQIDPQSGARRVLAKLPGFTHGLAEYGGVLFVGLSKLRDKRGPQGLPIESESDVLVAGVAALDANTGDVLGILQFFNGVDEIFDVQVIPNVRRAEILSPHQWAETPSIVTMQGGFWQTRPREDDEPAKAGERAR; from the coding sequence ATGACAGTGGAACAGTTCGAGGAAACCCGGCCGGCGGGTGACAGCGGTGTGCCGACGGACGACGCATCGGCGCGGCAGGCGGAAGCGCTTTCGCCGGTCATCAACCTGCGCGACACCGGGCGCTTCCTGCAGGTGCTCGAGGCGCTCAAGTGCTCGCTGGCCGTGAGCCGCCGCCCGTCCGGCGTGGCCGTGATCGGCGTGGACGACGGCGTGCCCACGCTGTCCGCGTGCCTGTTGCCGCGCTCGATGGGGATGGCTGTGTCGGGCAACCGGCTCGCGGTCGCGACGATGCACGAGCTGATGGTGTTCGCCAACGTGTCGACGCTCGCGCCGCACTATCCGGCCCGGCCGGATCACTACGACGCGATGTTCGTGCCGCGCATGTCCTACTACACCGGCGATCTCGACCTGCACGACATGGCGTTCGACAAGCACGTGCTGCTCGCGGTCAACACGCGCTATTCGTGCATCAGCGTCATCGACGGCTATTTCAATTTCACGCCGATCTGGCAGCCGCCGTTCGTGACGGAGACCGCGCCGGATGATCGCTGCCACCTGAACGGCATGGCGTTCGCCGACGGCAAGGTGCGGTTCGCGACAGCGCTCGGCATGAGCAACGAGCCGTTCGGCTGGCGGAGCGGGATGGCCAGCAACGGCATCGTGATGGAGGTGCCGTCCGGCCGGATCGTCGTGTCGGGGCTGTCGATGCCGCATTCGCCGCGCGTGATCGGCGGGCGCTTGCATGTGCTCGAAGGCGGCCGCGGCCACGTGCTGCAGATCGATCCGCAATCTGGCGCGCGGCGCGTGCTCGCGAAGCTGCCGGGCTTTACCCACGGCCTCGCCGAGTACGGTGGCGTGCTGTTCGTCGGGCTGTCGAAGCTGCGCGACAAACGCGGTCCGCAGGGGTTGCCGATCGAAAGCGAATCGGATGTGCTGGTTGCGGGGGTGGCCGCGCTCGACGCGAACACCGGCGACGTGCTCGGCATCCTGCAGTTCTTCAACGGCGTCGACGAGATCTTCGACGTGCAGGTGATCCCGAACGTGCGGCGTGCCGAAATCCTGAGCCCGCATCAATGGGCAGAGACGCCTTCGATCGTGACGATGCAGGGCGGCTTCTGGCAGACGCGTCCGCGTGAGGACGACGAACCGGCCAAGGCGGGGGAGCGCGCGCGATGA